The genome window TCTCATCAAGGGTAACCGCGCTGCCCACCTTTCGAGGCAATAAGTGACTCTCCTGGGGTATAGAAACGCTGCTATCCAGGAGCAAAGAAGCACGCGCCAGGTAAGACTGGCGCGTTAACAAGCGGCCGCGATCCGAGTCATAAAAAGTGATTTGCTGTGTTAAAACGTACCCCCCGATGCCATCACCCAGAAGGATCACAGCTCCCAGAATCAAGCTCGCCACCAAAGAAATGATGGGAGTCGTGACAAAGATACGGAAGCGATTTTTACGCGGAGCCAGTTTGAGAAGATTGAAGGGACCGATGATGACAGCAAAAGCGACCATGAACACAATCACCATCAGTGCATTGATCGTCACTGGGTCTGCGTCGATGACATCAGCCCAACGACCCAGCCATCCAAAACTGGTTGCCTTGTCTGCAACAGGCGAGCGACTCGCGAAGGAATCCCCGAGAGACACATACGCGATTGTCCCCGCGCCCCGGTTCACTTTTCTCTGCTCCGAACTGATACCCAGCCGACGCAAACTAGACGGAGGCGCATCCTGATTCGGCGTGGCCATAAAGAAAATCTGACCGCCCCAGCCCACCCAATCGAGAAGCGCCTCTTGGGACTCAACGGGAATCTCCGGCCAATCAGAATGAATTAGAACAAAGCCATCCAAGCTTTCATAGCCAGCCGCCTGAGTAGGTAAATAACGCGGAGAGTAAACGGCCTTCTGGAATTCCGTGCTACGATCGGAATAGTTAGAATTGGTATAATTCAGCGTCAGAAGGCGGTCTGCTCGTTGAGAGGCTAAATATACATGCGTTGTCTCGCGATCGGCAGAAACAGAATCATACAGCGAGACGAGCCCAACTCCATCAATCCCCGGCCCACGGATTTCCAGGCTAAGCCGGGTCTGTGAGAACGTTGTCTTCTCGTTGAAAGAAACCGGCACATAAATCTCCCGACGGACGCTGGAGCGCCCCTCAACTTCAATTTCAGCTATCAACTGACTGTTGACTCCATCTCGGCCAATGTGACCTGCCAGCGCTGTTGAATTAACACGATAAACGGCTCGAGCCTTTGAAGCGTTGGTGATCTCGATAATGAACGGGACATGTCCGGCTTTAGGCATCGCATTCTCATAGATCGAAATAATACGAACCTTTGCCTGGGCACCATCCTCCATCGGAGGACTGAAGGTGTTTTGCCCAAAAAGCGAATTACCCAGACACAACAGGCAGATATAGCCCAGAAATTTTTTAGTAACCCCCATGTTAATTAGAATCGAGTTTGGCTGCTGTCAGCGCACTGGGCACCGTAGCGGCCTCAGTCGGTACGTCCTCTATAAGCTGATCGACGAGCTGGTCCGTGGTCAGATTCTCCAACCGAGCCTCGTAGCTCAGGATCAGGCGGTGCCGCAAGACAGCTTTGGCGAGCGCTTGAACGTCTTCGATCCCCGCATGTTTGCGACCAGCGATCCAAGCCCGAGCCCGAATTGCCTTAGCCAAACCTATGGCCGCACGCGGACTCGCTCCGAAACGAATATACTTACGAATCGCATGCGCCGAGTCGTGCGTCGCATTCACCAATCGGGCTATGTAAGAGACGACTGTCGGCGGGATAAATACGGCCTCAGCCTCCTTTCTCGCCGACAAAATCGCTGTTGCATCCACGACGGGTACTGGCAGATCGGCCTCCGCGCCAGACCGATTATTAATGATTTCTTCCAAAGTCTCGGTGTCTGTCTGAAACACATCGAGCTTGAAGAGAAAACGGTCCGTCTGCGCCTCCGGGAGCGCATACGTGCCGTCGAGATCGATCGGATTCTGCGTTGCAAACACAAAAAACGGCTCCGGCAAAGGAAATGTCTCTCCCATCGCGGTGACGGAGCGTTCCTGCATCGCCTCCAGCAGAGCAGCCTGAGTTTTCGGTAAAGCGCGGTTTATTTCGTCAGCGAGCAGAATCTGAGTAAACACCGGCCCTCTAGAAAATTCGAAGACGCGCTCACCGTCGCGCTCCTGCACCATGGCACTCCCCACAATATCTCCGGGGAGTAAATCGGGGGTAAACTGCACCCGATGGGACTCCAGCCCACTTAGCGCCGAGAGCGTCTTTATGAGCTCAGTTTTCCCTAGACCAGGCAATCCTTCCAACAGGACGTGTCCACCCGCCACGAGGGCAACCACGACCGATTCAATCAACGCTGGCTGACCAAGGATATGTGTATTCAGAGATTTGTTCAGTTCTTGGAATGCTGACATGATGAATGCGTGGGAATATAAGGTGATCTAGTTTGGTTCAGAGCGGTCAAAAAAACGCTCGAGGCGTTCCTTTTCCTGAGGCGTTAGAATTTGTTGCCAAGTAGCCGTGCCCCCAGCGGATGTTGTTTCCGATGGCCCTCCCTCCAGGATCGAATCATCGACGGGTTCGTCGGCATTGAGATTGGGGCGGGTAATGACGGTCTGAAGCGTTTCGCCCGGGCTGGCGGTAGACATGTCTGAATTTGAGATCCCCTCAAAGGTCTCCGGCACAAAGGGAAGTCCATCTACATTGAACAGCAAGGGAGCATCGCCAGGGCCTCGTCCTACGCCACCCAGGCGCGTGCCTTCCTGCATTTCCTCGCCGGTAGAGGAAGACTGCCCATCACCCTTATTGCCCGAGCCACCTTGCCCCGGCTGCATTCCCTCCATTATTTCCTTCAGTTGCTCCTGAGAGAGCTGTTGGAGTCGCCCGATATTTGAAAGACTCTGCGCCGTCTCGCGGGTGTCACGCATACTTTCGCGCAGTTGCTCCATTTGTTCTTGGCTTAGGCTAGCCGCCGGATTTTCCATGGCTTCTTGCAGTTGTTGCAAGAGCGGTTCTTGGAATGCAAGCGACTCATCCGAAAGACGATTTATTGCCTCCGCCGCCTGATTGCGCGCCGACTCCGGTTGCATGCGCATATCGTCTCCCATGCGCTCTAACTCACTCAAAGCCTTCTCGGCATCACTCAGCGCCTGGCTCAGCGATGACAGTTGGTGCTCCAGTTCACTTTTTAAAGCATCGGCTGCCTCCAATGAACTTTGATCGTACCAATCAGACGGGTCATCTCCTTTAAGCTGATCAAGCTGTTTCTGAAAAGTCTCCAGAGATGCTGCATCGATACGCGGCTCTGCCTCGAGTGACTCCAAAGTATTTTCAATCGCAAGAAGATCAGGCGGCAGCTCTGACGGAAGTGGAGCATCCCCTTGGGCCTGCTTGATCGGTATCCATCCAGCGATGAGCGGAAGGAGAATACTCGCAGCAAGCAGCGCTTGATTGGATTGAAAATGATACCTGTAGGGAAATCTGCGGCCCCGCGCGCGCGGCCAGTCAGCTTTTCCAAGCCAGGCACTACTGAGCTGTCCATGGAGTTGGTGGTGGACCTCTAAGCGCGCGAGCGCATCGGTGGG of Opitutales bacterium contains these proteins:
- a CDS encoding MoxR family ATPase, whose protein sequence is MSAFQELNKSLNTHILGQPALIESVVVALVAGGHVLLEGLPGLGKTELIKTLSALSGLESHRVQFTPDLLPGDIVGSAMVQERDGERVFEFSRGPVFTQILLADEINRALPKTQAALLEAMQERSVTAMGETFPLPEPFFVFATQNPIDLDGTYALPEAQTDRFLFKLDVFQTDTETLEEIINNRSGAEADLPVPVVDATAILSARKEAEAVFIPPTVVSYIARLVNATHDSAHAIRKYIRFGASPRAAIGLAKAIRARAWIAGRKHAGIEDVQALAKAVLRHRLILSYEARLENLTTDQLVDQLIEDVPTEAATVPSALTAAKLDSN